The following proteins are co-located in the Podarcis raffonei isolate rPodRaf1 chromosome 5, rPodRaf1.pri, whole genome shotgun sequence genome:
- the B3GALNT1 gene encoding UDP-GalNAc:beta-1,3-N-acetylgalactosaminyltransferase 1: MPLPSLRKAFFGLSLASVIFTAWYMVVPSHNVAEYNNWMYFYDYEPIHKQNFLFTLRERSKCEDNNPFLIILVTSRPTDVRARQAIRVTWGSQRSWWGNQVLTLFLLGKGAESDDPASLSIEDESILYGDIIQQDFIDTYNNLSLKTIMAFRWVTEFCSNAKYVMKADSDVFINTGNLVKFLLNLNASENFITGYPLVNKFSYRGFYKKTYISYTEYPFRRYPPYLSGLGYVFDTRLAAKVYKMMAHVKPIKFEDVYVGICLNILGVNISIAEDKELFYLYRIGFDVCKFKHLIAVHGVSPQEIVFFWQEITRETSLLCQ, translated from the coding sequence ATGCCTTTGCCATCCTTGAGAAAAGCTTTTTTTGGTCTGTCCCTTGCCTCAGTCATATTCACAGCATGGTACATGGTCGTCCCCTCCCACAATGTGGCGGAATATAACAACTGGATGTATTTTTATGACTACGAGCCCATCCATAAGCAGAACTTCCTCTTTACGCTACGCGAGCGATCAAAATGTGAAGACAACAATCCGTTCCTCATCATCTTGGTGACGTCACGGCCTACGGATGTGCGGGCAAGGCAGGCCATTCGAGTAACCTGGGGGTCTCAAAGATCCTGGTGGGGGAACCAGGTGTTGACACTGTTTCTGTTGGGCAAAGGAGCAGAAAGCGACGACCCCGCAAGCTTATCTATAGAAGATGAAAGCATTCTTTATGGTGACATCATCCAACAAGACTTCATTGACACTTACAACAACCTTTCCTTGAAAACCATCATGGCTTTCAGATGGGTGACGGAGTTTTGTTCCAATGCTAAATACGTTATGAAGGCAGATTCAGACGTTTTCATCAACACGGGCAACTTAGTGAAATTCCTTCTGAATTTGAATGCCTCAGAAAACTTCATTACCGGCTACCCTTTAGTGAATAAATTCTCTTACAGAGGATTTTATAAGAAAACCTATATTTCTTACACGGAATATCCCTTTAGGAGGTATCCTCCATACCTCAGTGGACTTGGTTATGTCTTCGACACCAGACTGGCTGCAAAGGTTTATAAAATGATGGCTCATGTTAAGCCTATTAAGTTTGAAGATGTCTATGTTGGGATCTGTTTAAATATACTTGGTGTGAACATCTCCATTGCAGAAGACAAAGAACTCTTCTACTTGTACAGAATTGGCTTTGATGTTTGCAAGTTCAAGCACTTGATTGCCGTACATGGTGTATCGCCCCAGGAAATCGTTTTCTTCTGGCAGGAAATAACAAGAGAGACTTCACTTCTGTGCCAGTGA